One Fundidesulfovibrio putealis DSM 16056 genomic window, GAAACCCTTCAAGACCTCAGAGGATGAGGATTTCCATGATCTGATCGCGGAGCGGTACGAGCGGTGCCCGACGATCATCACCAGCAATCTGGACTTCTCCGAATGGGGAGAAGCCTTCAACAACAAGCTCTTGGGGGCCGCGACCCTGGATCGCTTGCGGCACGGAGCATACAAGGTGGTCCTCGAAGGTCGAAGTTTCCGAAGCTCCAGGGAAGAGGCCATGATCAAAAACTGCGTTGCCGGTGCAGGGGAAAACAACTAGATGTTTAACACGTCCGAAGCCCGGAAACGCTGATCCAAGTGGCTCCATTAGGGGCGGACATGGGTGGCTCCATTAGGGCGGTCAATGACAACCTTGATCAAAATGGCTATAGCACCATTGACATCACCTGAGGAGCATTCGCCATTACAAGTCCAAAATGACCCAAGTTTGAAGGAATGATCCATCCCAGAGACGGGGTCAACTTGAAAGATATCTATCTTATCAGGCTCTAACGATAACGCAACAGAGGACCATGTGTCATTATAGTGAACAATGAGTTCAGAACCTGATGTAATAAAAGAACTATCACCAACATAAGCCCTAAACAATCCATGCGCTATAGCAACTAGAAAATCGAACTTGCTCATTTGCGGCTTAAAATGTTGTTGATCACTGTCAGCATAAGCACATAAATGAGTATCAACAAATTCTGGCTTAACCCACGCATTGATATCTAGGATTAATCCAGTCAAACTTTTATCAATTCTCTTCCAACTCAGCACATTTTTAGCAACAATTTGCGATACAACGTTAAGCCATGGGCTATGAAAAGGCCGCAACGAAAGGATTTGACTTTTTGAAACGGCAAAAGCAACATCACGTGAATGTACGTTATTTGCATTTTCCATTAAAGAGTCACTGCTACTACTAGAAATCCTGGCAGTCCCACGAATTTTATTACCGTTAGATTTAACTGCTTTTTCAGCAACAGTGTACAACACAACATGATCACGAAAAGAATTGATATTACTGCAAATTGCAATGCCAATCGAAAATGAAAGTTGAATATTATCTCCCGTAGATTGTTCAAAAAATGGACTATCCTTTGCCGACCTATACAATTCATATGCAACCAATAACGACTCATCTGCATGCTTTATAGGAAGCAAAAAAGAATATTCGTCACCGCCAACATGAAGAGCAATTCCATTTCTTTCTGCTGCATGCGCAATCAAACCAGACATATGATAAATCAGTATGTCACCGACAGCATGGCCATATTTATCATTTATTTCCTTGAATTTATCTAAATCAATATAGAAAAAGGCAACAGCTAACTCTTTGTGCAAATACCTAGATATCGTTTTATTCAAAAAAGATTTTGCTTGTGGCATGTGCAAAGAAGGTAAATTTGACTTGTCATCGCGTAAATCTGGCTTCCAAAACGCCTTTACAAGCTTTAACAATTCATTAGTACACTCATCCAAAACTTCAGACAAAATTTCAGGTTCAATTTCATTCTTTGGCCACAATTTTATTGTACAACTAGTTCTTCCTCCAACTCCCAATGGAACATTCTTAGAGCTCTTAGACTCACCATCTCCAGGTGATCCTGAAACTATTACAGGAAAACCAGAGGTATTGATTTCACAAATAAAACCATCCAGTGGGCAATTTGTATCCTGTAAAATACTGGTACACATTTCATAAAACTCATCATTTGAAATCAAATAATCATGAGATTCTGCAACGTTGCTTTCAATTGTCTTAAACCAAGTAGTCTCAATCATGACAAATTTTCCCTCCGTGAACATGTATTATCTTCACGAAAATACCTCCTCGCTTGCCGAACAACACGTAGGACTTCTATGGCACCTTTTTCAACATTATACTTACACTTATAATCACTATGACTTACGGCTTCATCAGATGAATGTCCTACACAAACACCTATGCCAGCCCATTCAAGCATTTCAGCATCATTATCATTATCCCCTAATGCAAGAACTTCATCCCTAGAGAGTCCCAATACTTTTGCAACTGAAACAAGGGCACTGGCTTTATTTGAACCGTGAGGTCGGATTTCAATATGTTTCCCCCCGCTAAAAGTTATAGATATCTCTTTGAAAGAAACAAGGGAATCGCGTGCAGCTTTAAGTACATCGAGACATTCACTATGAATTAATATTGCTGAAGCATTAAGATTTGGCAAATCATTCAAGTCCTTGCGCCAATCAACTGGAAGTCCATTAAATTCATTCTTAAATTGAGAACATTTTGTCCAACCGCACACTTTCTCCTGAAAATCAAACGGACTAATAAATAAATCTGAAGGGCTCAAAAAATAATATACAAGAACAGTGACTTGTGTTTGACCTAGAACACCCAATACCTCTCTCACCACTCTACGATCAATTGATTTATGCTGTATAATCTTTGTTGTTCCACAGCGCAAAACCACACTTCCATTATAAAGGACCATGGGCATTCCACGAGGAATTCCTATTTTCGACACAAGATTCGCAACACCTGAAAAAGCTCTGCCTGTAGCAATTGTTACTCCGACATCATACCTTGAGTGAGCAAGGCTACTGCGCAACTTTGCAATTACATTAAATATGTCAGATGCTCCTTGCTGAACAAGGGTTCCATCAAGATCCGCTGCTATAAGACGTATGCGACCAAAAGGCCGTGCATCTTCTGGAGTCAACCGGTCCCAACTAGGTAGTTCTTTAGGAATTTTCAACCAAGTACATCCTATGCTTTACAGACCGAGATCGTTTCGTGCTTGTATATCCGGTCGCATTGATTTCAAATTCAGTGACTAGACCATGGAGTTGAAGTATTTTTTTTGCATCCATAGGGCTTATAAAACCGTCATCGGAATAATGAAATACAAGCACCCTAAACTTAGAAAATTTCAATAAATCTTCTAACGCTTTCGTAGCACTTCTGGCGCTGTTAAATTTAGATCTGCGAAAATCATAGACAGGCATTCCTGACAAACCGGTCACAGCGGGCTGCAATCCCAGTGCAATCGTTTCTGGGAGATGATAATATCGCGCGTATGACCTTCCATTATACGGTGGATCGAGGTACAATATATCTGAACTATATGCCTTGACCATAGCACTTGCATCCATGCGGTAGGAACGACACCCCGATGCACCGATGCTCGGTGTAATCAATTCAAAACAAAATGGATTGCTTGCCTTTCTGTGCCAGGACTTTAGAAATGCATAGTATGTTCCGGCCGTATTTGCAACTTTATCCACACTATTAATCAATGATGCTATCAGAGTCGAATACTCATACTTTGTAAGCAGCCCTTTCTTTTTCCAGTTCAAAATCTTTATATAGCATGCATCAATGCGCCTAGCATTATATTTTGTAAAAAACTTCCTTTGTACCCCATATTCTCTTGTCAACCAGCCGGTCACAGGCTTTACTGCATTTAAATAATCTGTAATTTCCATTTCATTCGAAATTTTTAAAACTGATTTAAGCCTTTCAAATGTCGGACAGCTGTCTTGCTCAATCTTGGCGACTTGATAGGTATGTGCAAACTCAAGAATATCCCCTGTAATGACCGCATATCCCTTTTGTTTAAAATACGACCCTACAGTTCCTATCCCACCAAACGGATCACAAAAAGACCCCGATGGAATCTTTCCTGAGACTACGCTATAAATCTGCTCTACTACAGATGTTTTTGAGCCAAAATATCTCATCACCCACCTACAAGTGCAGACAGACATAGACAACTAACCGCGTAGACATAGCCATGAAATCCAAAGAAACATTACCGTATCATTCACCATTAATCTTTGGGTAGGGATTATCGTTAGAGGCACCTGCTACCTATCTCCCTCCCATCCGGTCGAAATTGCCGATGATGCAGAAGCCCATAAGGGATTTGGCTCATATCGGGAGGGGGCGTCAAGCACAGGTTGATTGGCAATCCCGTTTAGCTGTCAAACCTCGCAGCTGTGAGACTTCTGGGTGAGAGCTCACCTTGGGGTTAATTCGTCTTTGAGTTCTTCAATCTCGATGAAGATTAGTCCCAACACTGAGCTTGATCCCCCTAGTTTAACTACCATCTCGTAGAGCGTGGACTCTTATTGAGGAAACTGTGAGATGGGCGAGTTGTTGCCCCCTTAATTTCCTCTGGGTACCAATAGGGTACCAACAAGAAAAAGGGCCTACGGTGTTTATTCCGTAAGCCCTTGATTTCTCTGGTTGCGGGGGTGGGATTTGAACCCACGATCTTCGGGTTATGAGCCCGATGAGCTACCGGTCTGCTCCACCCCGCGTTGCTGAGAAAGAGGGTTTACGCCGGGGGCCCCTGGGTGTCAACGACTATTTCAAAAAACCTGAAAATAGTTTCTAGCCGCAGCACTTCTTGAACTTCTTGCCGCTGCCGCAGGGGCAGGGATCGTTGCGGCCCACCTTGGGGCCGGACGCCACCACGGGCTCCTTGGTGGACTTCACCTTGCCGTCCACATAGCGCCACTCGCCGCCCTTCTTGCGGAAGCGGGCGCGCTCGCGCATCTGCTGCACTTCGCCGTCCATCTCGAAGCTGGCCACGAATTCGACCTCGCCCTCCTCGTCTCCAGGGCCTCCGGCCTTGGTGGAGAGCACGGCCAGCCCCTGCCAGTTGGCCTTCTCGGACCACTCGCGCGCGCCGTCCTCGTCGAAGGAGGACTGCCAGCGCTGGTCCAGGGAGCGTTTCAGGTGGGCCATGTCGCCGATGGCGTAGGCGGTGTAGCGCGAGCGCATGAGCGCCTCGGCCGTGGGTGCGAGGCGCACGCCGGTCACGATGGGGCCGCAGCAGTCGCCGTAGGCCAGTTCGGAGCCGCAGGGGCAGGAATCAGTCTCGTTCATGTGTGTCACCAACCGGTTAGATAGCGTTCAACAGGTGCATAGTCGTCAGTCAGGACAAGGGCTCCGTCCAGCTCCGGCGCGGGCTGGCGCTGGTCCAGGCGCGCCTGCGCGGACTCGTCCGGGCTTATCCAGGGGCGCGGCGCGGGGCTCTTGAAGCAGACCAGCAGGACGTTCTGCATGTCGGTCTTCAAGCCGGGGCTCCAGGTCCTGACGGGGTGTACCTGCGGGAAGACCCGTGCGTATGTGGCGTAAAAGGATTTGTAAAGCCTGGAACGCGGGCCTTCCAGCGCGGTGATGGTGTTCACCAGCAGCACGCCGTCGTCGTCCAGTGCTGCGGCCAGACGCCGGGCGGTCTCCAGGGTGGCCAGATGGAAGGGGATGGACGCGTGGGAGTTGAACACGTCCACCACGATGGCGTCGTAGCGCCCGGTGTTGGCGTTCAGGAACGTCCGGGCGTCCTCATGGCGCACGTTCAGGCGAGGGTCGTCCGGCAGGAAGAAGTGCGCGCGGGCCAGTTCCGTGATGCCGGGATCGAGCTCCACCACGTCCACGCGCGCCTGCGGGTGTTTGCCCAGCACGTATTTCGGGAAGGCGTAGGCTCCCCCGCCAAGCACCAGCACCCGGCGCATGTCCGGCGCGAAGTGCGAGGCCAGGGTCAGATAGCGCGTGTAGTTGAGGGCCAGGGCCTGGGGATCGTCGGGGTAGACGCCGCCCTGCACGCCCTCCGGCCCGGTGCTCATGGCCAGCATGTCCCTGCCCGTGGTGAAATCGCGCGAGGGATAGACCAGCACCCGCTGATAGGGCGTGTCCACGTCGACGATCCCGCTGGCAGCCAACGAGCGCGCGTCGGAGGCCGCAAGCAGGTACAGGGCCACGAACACCCCGGCCAGCCCGGCCTTCAGGGGCCAGCTGCCTACGTGGCACAGGATGGAGGCCAGGGCCAGCACCCCGGCCATCAGGAAAAGGATGGCCGCGCTGCCGAACCAGGCGATCAGGAAGAAGCCGCCCGCGAAGGTGCCCACGATGCTGCCCATCGTGGACAGGGCGTACAGGCGGCCCACGGTGCTGCCCGCGCGTTCGGGGTCGGTCATGCGGATGCGCGCGGCAAAGGGGGCCACCATGCCGAGCAGTGTGGCCGCCGGGGCGAAAAGCAGCAGCACCGCCTGGAGCGACCCGGCGTGCAGGCCAGCGCCGGACGCCTGGATCATCTCCACCACGAAGGAGCGGGAAAAGCCGATGAGCGCCGTGCAGACCGCTGCGCCGAGGATGATCAGGGAGAGGGCCTTGGGATTGGGATGGCGGTCGGCGAGGCGTCCGCCCCACCAGTACCCCAGGGACAGCGCGCCCAGGATGACGCCGATGATGCTGGTCCAGACCACGGTGGACGTGCCGAGAAACGGCGCGAGCACCCGCGTGGCCGCCAGCTCGATGACCATGACCACCGCGCCGCACAAAAAGACCACCACTTCCAGCATGGCAACTCCTCAAAGGCGGACGGAGACGGGGAAGGCTGCGCCGGACGACAGGGGCAGACGGCGTCAACTCGACCCGGGCGTCCGCGACAGAAGGACGATCACAGTGCGGTGTGCGGAAGGTCCCGCACCCGGCAAAATATCTCCGGTCAGTCCGGCTTCCTGCCGATGACCACCCGGTCCAGCCCGGCGAGGTCGGGCAGCACGGCCACAGCCTCGAACCCGAACTCCGTGGCCTCCAGCAGGTGCTTCACGTCCTGGCCCTGCTTCCAGCCGATCTCCAGCATCAGCACGCCGCCAGGAGCCAGCCGTTTGAAGGCGGCGGCGACCACCGCAGGGTAGGCTTCCAGCCCGTCCTGCCCAGGCACCGGCACCAGCGCGGACTTGGGCTCGAAGGAGGCCACCTCCGGCGAGAGGGCCTCGTACTCTGCCTGGCTGACGTAGGGAGGATTGGACACGATGAGGCCGTAGCCTCCGGACACTGGCGGAAGCTCCGAAAAGGTGGCCTCCAGAAATTCCATGCGCTCGGCCACGTTGTGCCGGGCGGCATTGCGCCGGGCCACGGCCAGCGCGCCAGGGCTCAGGTCCAGGGCGGTGACGCGCGCGGACGGGAAACGGGTGGCCAGGGTGACGGCCAGGCAGCCCGATCCGGTGCCCAGATCGGCCACGGCCATCTCGGCGTCGCCGGGGAAGAGGCGGATGGCCTCCTCCACGATCAGCTCGGTCTCGGGCCTGGGGATGAGCACGTCGGGGGTGACCTCGAAGGCCAGACTGAAGAACTCGCGCTCGCCCACGATGTAGGCCACGGGTTCGCCACGGCCGCGCCGGGCGGCCAGCGGGCGCACAGCGTCCAGCTCCGAGGCCTGAAGGGGCCGGTCCATGTCCAGAAACAGGCCCATGCGGTCGAGCCCGAGGCCGTGGGCCAGGATCATCTGGGCCGACAGACGCGGGGAATCGACGTTCTTCTCGCGCAGGTAGGTTTCGGTCTTCTGGAGGATGTCTCGGACAGTGGGCTGTTTGGTCATTCCTGGAAGCTATCCTACCCCCGGCAAGTCGGGATTCCAAGCGTTTTCTGGCTTGCGCCGGGGGTGCGCCGGAGCGCGTCAGGCTGTTTGCGCCCTGCCCTGCCCCAGCTTCTTGCG contains:
- a CDS encoding GGDEF domain-containing protein, which gives rise to MIETTWFKTIESNVAESHDYLISNDEFYEMCTSILQDTNCPLDGFICEINTSGFPVIVSGSPGDGESKSSKNVPLGVGGRTSCTIKLWPKNEIEPEILSEVLDECTNELLKLVKAFWKPDLRDDKSNLPSLHMPQAKSFLNKTISRYLHKELAVAFFYIDLDKFKEINDKYGHAVGDILIYHMSGLIAHAAERNGIALHVGGDEYSFLLPIKHADESLLVAYELYRSAKDSPFFEQSTGDNIQLSFSIGIAICSNINSFRDHVVLYTVAEKAVKSNGNKIRGTARISSSSSDSLMENANNVHSRDVAFAVSKSQILSLRPFHSPWLNVVSQIVAKNVLSWKRIDKSLTGLILDINAWVKPEFVDTHLCAYADSDQQHFKPQMSKFDFLVAIAHGLFRAYVGDSSFITSGSELIVHYNDTWSSVALSLEPDKIDIFQVDPVSGMDHSFKLGSFWTCNGECSSGDVNGAIAILIKVVIDRPNGATHVRP
- a CDS encoding fused MFS/spermidine synthase is translated as MLEVVVFLCGAVVMVIELAATRVLAPFLGTSTVVWTSIIGVILGALSLGYWWGGRLADRHPNPKALSLIILGAAVCTALIGFSRSFVVEMIQASGAGLHAGSLQAVLLLFAPAATLLGMVAPFAARIRMTDPERAGSTVGRLYALSTMGSIVGTFAGGFFLIAWFGSAAILFLMAGVLALASILCHVGSWPLKAGLAGVFVALYLLAASDARSLAASGIVDVDTPYQRVLVYPSRDFTTGRDMLAMSTGPEGVQGGVYPDDPQALALNYTRYLTLASHFAPDMRRVLVLGGGAYAFPKYVLGKHPQARVDVVELDPGITELARAHFFLPDDPRLNVRHEDARTFLNANTGRYDAIVVDVFNSHASIPFHLATLETARRLAAALDDDGVLLVNTITALEGPRSRLYKSFYATYARVFPQVHPVRTWSPGLKTDMQNVLLVCFKSPAPRPWISPDESAQARLDQRQPAPELDGALVLTDDYAPVERYLTGW
- a CDS encoding ATP-binding protein, with amino-acid sequence KPFKTSEDEDFHDLIAERYERCPTIITSNLDFSEWGEAFNNKLLGAATLDRLRHGAYKVVLEGRSFRSSREEAMIKNCVAGAGENN
- a CDS encoding YchJ family protein, which codes for MNETDSCPCGSELAYGDCCGPIVTGVRLAPTAEALMRSRYTAYAIGDMAHLKRSLDQRWQSSFDEDGAREWSEKANWQGLAVLSTKAGGPGDEEGEVEFVASFEMDGEVQQMRERARFRKKGGEWRYVDGKVKSTKEPVVASGPKVGRNDPCPCGSGKKFKKCCG
- a CDS encoding DNA adenine methylase, with product MRYFGSKTSVVEQIYSVVSGKIPSGSFCDPFGGIGTVGSYFKQKGYAVITGDILEFAHTYQVAKIEQDSCPTFERLKSVLKISNEMEITDYLNAVKPVTGWLTREYGVQRKFFTKYNARRIDACYIKILNWKKKGLLTKYEYSTLIASLINSVDKVANTAGTYYAFLKSWHRKASNPFCFELITPSIGASGCRSYRMDASAMVKAYSSDILYLDPPYNGRSYARYYHLPETIALGLQPAVTGLSGMPVYDFRRSKFNSARSATKALEDLLKFSKFRVLVFHYSDDGFISPMDAKKILQLHGLVTEFEINATGYTSTKRSRSVKHRMYLVENS
- a CDS encoding HAD-IIB family hydrolase gives rise to the protein MKIPKELPSWDRLTPEDARPFGRIRLIAADLDGTLVQQGASDIFNVIAKLRSSLAHSRYDVGVTIATGRAFSGVANLVSKIGIPRGMPMVLYNGSVVLRCGTTKIIQHKSIDRRVVREVLGVLGQTQVTVLVYYFLSPSDLFISPFDFQEKVCGWTKCSQFKNEFNGLPVDWRKDLNDLPNLNASAILIHSECLDVLKAARDSLVSFKEISITFSGGKHIEIRPHGSNKASALVSVAKVLGLSRDEVLALGDNDNDAEMLEWAGIGVCVGHSSDEAVSHSDYKCKYNVEKGAIEVLRVVRQARRYFREDNTCSRRENLS
- the prmC gene encoding peptide chain release factor N(5)-glutamine methyltransferase, whose product is MTKQPTVRDILQKTETYLREKNVDSPRLSAQMILAHGLGLDRMGLFLDMDRPLQASELDAVRPLAARRGRGEPVAYIVGEREFFSLAFEVTPDVLIPRPETELIVEEAIRLFPGDAEMAVADLGTGSGCLAVTLATRFPSARVTALDLSPGALAVARRNAARHNVAERMEFLEATFSELPPVSGGYGLIVSNPPYVSQAEYEALSPEVASFEPKSALVPVPGQDGLEAYPAVVAAAFKRLAPGGVLMLEIGWKQGQDVKHLLEATEFGFEAVAVLPDLAGLDRVVIGRKPD